A DNA window from Dehalococcoidales bacterium contains the following coding sequences:
- a CDS encoding archease → MQKDFEIIDHTADVGIVAYGDDIGQAFGNAARALFSLITELDSVAEVVCRDTELSAVDEESLLVAWLNELIYLFDTENIVFKRFDVAVLPGSSLRARSYGEKVDGSRHRLKTGVKAATYHMLRVEKDNGCRVRVILDI, encoded by the coding sequence GTGCAAAAAGACTTTGAGATTATCGACCATACCGCTGACGTCGGCATCGTTGCCTACGGCGACGATATCGGCCAGGCTTTTGGTAATGCGGCGCGGGCTCTGTTCAGCCTGATAACCGAGCTTGATTCCGTGGCCGAGGTCGTCTGCCGGGACACGGAACTCAGCGCGGTTGATGAAGAAAGCCTGCTGGTGGCATGGCTGAATGAGCTTATTTATCTGTTCGATACCGAGAACATTGTTTTCAAGCGCTTTGATGTTGCCGTGCTTCCCGGCTCAAGCCTCAGGGCGCGGAGCTATGGTGAGAAGGTGGACGGCTCGAGACACCGGCTGAAGACGGGGGTCAAGGCAGCCACCTACCATATGCTGAGAGTTGAGAAGGACAACGGCTGCCGGGTACGGGTAATACTCGATATTTAA
- a CDS encoding RtcB family protein, whose translation MPSPWREAVNRIDDYRWEIPTGYKPGMLVPGLVYASEAMLDHIWHEQAFEQVANVAFLPGIVGYSLAMPDIHWGYGFPIGGVAATRVSDGVISPGGVGFDINCGVRLLRTNLTAAEVRPRIERLVGDLFTSVPSGLGSEGKIRVSEKELDQVLVKGSRWALERGYGNAADVVVTEETGCIKGANPDKVSGKAKKRGIPQLGTLGSGNHFLEVEAVDEIYDRVAARAMGIADVGQVVVMIHTGSRGFGHEVCGDYVRLLGEAVRRYGIRLPDRQLSCAPVKSVEGRDYLAAMACAANYAWANRQCITHWVRESLARVLQKNEKEIGLEQIYDVCHNIAKLEEHTVNGRKEVLCVHRKGATRAFPAGHPDIPDIYRDIGQPVLIPGDMGRCSYIAVGTERAMRESFGSTCHGAGRVQSRSAAKRSLQGSVVARELAARGITVKAGSMASLAEEASPAYKDVSEVVDITDRAGISRKVARTVPIGVIKG comes from the coding sequence ATGCCATCACCCTGGAGAGAAGCAGTAAACAGGATCGACGACTATCGCTGGGAAATCCCGACGGGTTATAAGCCGGGTATGCTGGTACCCGGTCTGGTTTATGCCAGTGAAGCCATGCTCGACCACATCTGGCATGAGCAGGCTTTCGAGCAGGTGGCCAATGTGGCTTTCCTGCCCGGTATCGTCGGCTACTCGCTGGCGATGCCGGATATCCATTGGGGATACGGCTTTCCTATCGGTGGTGTCGCTGCCACCAGGGTCAGCGACGGGGTGATATCACCCGGCGGTGTCGGCTTCGATATTAACTGCGGCGTCAGGCTTTTACGGACCAATCTTACCGCAGCAGAGGTAAGACCCCGGATCGAGCGATTGGTAGGCGATCTTTTTACCAGTGTGCCCTCGGGACTTGGTTCGGAAGGGAAGATCAGGGTGAGTGAAAAAGAGCTGGACCAGGTGCTGGTAAAGGGCAGCCGGTGGGCGCTGGAGAGGGGCTATGGTAACGCTGCCGACGTTGTCGTTACTGAAGAGACGGGTTGTATCAAGGGGGCTAATCCGGATAAGGTAAGCGGCAAGGCTAAGAAGCGGGGCATACCGCAGCTGGGGACGCTGGGTTCGGGCAACCACTTTCTGGAGGTGGAGGCGGTGGATGAAATCTACGACCGGGTGGCGGCCCGAGCGATGGGCATAGCCGATGTGGGGCAGGTGGTGGTGATGATTCACACCGGTTCCCGGGGCTTTGGCCACGAGGTCTGCGGAGACTACGTCAGGCTGCTCGGCGAGGCGGTGAGGAGATACGGCATCAGGCTGCCTGACCGACAGCTTTCCTGTGCCCCGGTAAAATCGGTGGAGGGGCGGGACTACCTGGCGGCGATGGCGTGTGCCGCCAACTATGCCTGGGCCAACCGTCAGTGCATCACCCACTGGGTCAGGGAGTCCCTGGCCAGGGTTCTGCAGAAGAATGAAAAAGAGATAGGCCTGGAGCAGATCTATGATGTCTGTCATAATATCGCCAAGCTTGAGGAACACACGGTTAACGGCAGGAAGGAAGTCCTCTGCGTTCACCGTAAAGGGGCCACCAGGGCCTTTCCGGCGGGACATCCCGATATCCCCGATATCTACCGCGATATCGGCCAGCCGGTCCTCATCCCCGGCGATATGGGACGCTGCTCTTACATTGCGGTGGGTACGGAAAGAGCCATGCGGGAGTCGTTCGGCTCTACCTGCCATGGGGCGGGGCGGGTGCAGAGCCGCTCTGCTGCCAAACGCAGCTTGCAAGGCAGTGTGGTGGCCAGGGAGCTGGCGGCCCGCGGCATTACGGTTAAAGCGGGTAGTATGGCGTCACTGGCCGAAGAGGCCTCCCCGGCCTATAAGGATGTCAGTGAAGTGGTCGATATTACCGATAGAGCGGGCATCTCCCGCAAGGTAGCCAGGACGGTACCGATAGGTGTGATCAAGGGTTAG
- a CDS encoding cytochrome c biogenesis protein CcdA encodes MRRLIGLVSNQAGWKLRGYLLGLLSAVLVFGLCPIAQDSPVHAQEEEEDYICMVYFGGIGCHDCARVSPLLLEQLPEEYPNLVVIEYEIYGYQENTQVFDEFIAAYKTQFRIPQVILCQDNYIINGTPIINGIRDVLDGYDCHTCPLVDGSSVSFADQDLAALPGYPVVWHEEKVLIKTGPQGDGELLKQLLINDDLSDVLDGIDYNVIDPEDVVTPGGNVSFEQAIQIDDWILQWNEEAVTPPTPPPPEPTPIPEPTPEPIPEPTPEPTPIPEPTPEPTPEPTPAPVPQPTTGLTLAKIASLAAADAVNPCAFTVLLLLLVYIVAYNRGNRRSVLYAGLSFTGVVFGMYFVYGLVFIKFFQLVQMLANVGFWLFTALAIAAIVFGILNIRDFVKYKPGGVGTEMPMLMRPRVKKLMSNVTSARGAAVAGVIVTVFLLPCTIGPYIIAAGILSTQGLLANVPPLLLYNLIFIAPFLGITLGIYFGLGRAQDVYQWKDKHTRKLHLIAGIIIMGLGIYMLLESLQILSTGFFVA; translated from the coding sequence GTGCGAAGATTGATAGGATTGGTAAGCAACCAAGCGGGATGGAAGTTAAGGGGTTACTTATTAGGATTACTTAGCGCTGTTTTAGTTTTTGGGTTATGTCCGATCGCTCAAGATAGTCCAGTTCATGCCCAGGAAGAAGAGGAAGACTATATCTGTATGGTCTACTTCGGGGGGATCGGGTGTCATGACTGCGCCCGTGTTTCTCCCCTATTGCTGGAGCAGTTGCCTGAAGAGTACCCCAATCTGGTGGTTATCGAATACGAGATATACGGCTACCAGGAGAATACTCAAGTTTTCGACGAATTCATCGCCGCATACAAAACGCAGTTCAGGATTCCCCAGGTGATCCTGTGCCAGGATAATTACATTATCAATGGTACTCCTATTATTAACGGTATCAGGGATGTCTTAGACGGATATGATTGCCATACCTGTCCGCTGGTTGATGGTAGTTCAGTAAGCTTCGCTGACCAAGACCTCGCCGCACTGCCTGGTTATCCCGTCGTATGGCATGAAGAGAAAGTTTTGATCAAGACTGGACCCCAGGGGGATGGTGAACTACTAAAGCAACTACTGATTAACGATGACCTGAGCGATGTTCTTGATGGTATTGATTATAATGTCATTGATCCGGAGGATGTGGTGACCCCGGGCGGAAATGTTAGTTTTGAACAGGCCATTCAGATTGATGACTGGATACTGCAATGGAATGAAGAAGCAGTTACTCCACCAACACCGCCGCCCCCGGAACCGACACCCATACCGGAGCCTACCCCGGAGCCGATCCCTGAACCAACTCCGGAACCGACACCAATACCGGAGCCTACCCCTGAGCCGACTCCTGAACCAACACCCGCACCAGTGCCACAACCCACAACCGGCTTGACGTTGGCCAAGATTGCTTCACTGGCGGCCGCTGATGCCGTTAATCCCTGCGCCTTCACGGTGTTACTCCTGCTCTTAGTTTATATCGTTGCCTATAACCGGGGAAACCGGCGGAGTGTACTTTATGCCGGGCTATCTTTCACCGGGGTGGTATTCGGCATGTATTTTGTCTACGGACTCGTCTTCATCAAGTTCTTCCAGCTTGTCCAGATGCTGGCCAATGTCGGTTTCTGGCTTTTTACGGCGTTAGCCATCGCCGCCATAGTCTTCGGCATTCTCAATATCCGGGACTTTGTAAAATACAAACCCGGTGGTGTTGGCACAGAAATGCCTATGCTGATGCGCCCCAGAGTGAAGAAACTGATGTCTAACGTCACCTCAGCTAGAGGTGCCGCAGTTGCCGGAGTCATAGTAACCGTTTTCCTGCTACCCTGTACCATCGGACCATACATCATCGCCGCCGGTATTCTCTCCACCCAGGGGTTGCTAGCAAACGTACCGCCGCTTCTGCTATATAATCTAATATTTATAGCGCCTTTCTTAGGTATCACACTGGGCATATACTTCGGACTGGGCCGGGCACAGGACGTCTACCAGTGGAAGGACAAGCACACCAGGAAGCTACACCTGATCGCAGGCATAATCATCATGGGACTGGGCATATATATGCTTCTCGAGAGCTTGCAGATTCTGAGTACAGGCTTCTTCGTTGCTTAG
- a CDS encoding aromatic aminobenezylarsenical efflux permease ArsG family transporter has protein sequence MDFGGLISGSSGILGTPAIAAFSLGLLTAISPCPLATNIAAIAYISRGVTERRYAVTASALYTLGRMVAYSVLGFLIIRASLEIPGAAMFLQDTGEKVLGPILIAVGVILLNVHRFRFIAGGSGMSSLGARLSRWGKIGAFLLGIVFALAFCPYSAVLYFGTLIPLSLKSTGGVALPAVFAIGTGLPVLIFGISLSFGITRVSSWFEKLTRAQGIIRIVTSWVLIGIGVYYLILWLQAG, from the coding sequence ATGGATTTCGGCGGCCTTATCTCCGGTTCTTCCGGAATCTTGGGTACTCCCGCGATCGCAGCCTTCTCTCTGGGCCTACTCACCGCGATAAGTCCCTGTCCTCTGGCCACCAATATCGCAGCGATAGCCTACATCAGCCGGGGAGTTACCGAACGCCGCTATGCAGTCACTGCCAGCGCACTCTATACACTGGGTAGAATGGTAGCCTACTCTGTTCTGGGTTTCCTGATTATCAGGGCCAGCCTCGAGATTCCCGGAGCAGCGATGTTTCTTCAGGATACCGGCGAAAAAGTTCTCGGGCCGATTCTGATTGCGGTGGGCGTAATACTGCTCAATGTGCATCGGTTCCGCTTTATTGCCGGAGGCTCCGGAATGTCTTCGCTAGGGGCCAGATTAAGCCGATGGGGAAAGATAGGAGCTTTCCTGCTGGGAATCGTTTTTGCCCTGGCATTCTGCCCCTATAGCGCTGTACTATACTTTGGAACACTGATTCCACTCAGCCTTAAATCGACCGGCGGGGTGGCTCTACCGGCAGTATTTGCCATCGGTACCGGGCTCCCGGTATTGATATTCGGCATATCGTTATCCTTTGGCATCACCCGGGTTTCTTCATGGTTTGAAAAACTGACCCGCGCTCAGGGAATTATTCGTATTGTTACCTCCTGGGTATTGATCGGTATCGGGGTGTACTACTTGATCTTATGGCTACAGGCGGGTTAA
- a CDS encoding nitrophenyl compound nitroreductase subunit ArsF family protein — translation MLERAKSVRKQLLVLAVAAISALLLASCTASPSAPSNNNGNENASHLKINILGTESEIPVDSGRKILSDSEVISADGSITLSVDKGTSILDSGQNPVQSIQVIIGLDPPAAPENTVIIGPAYDFLPEGITIDPPIRLTLSYNPAEIPQGTKEGDIYIARFDDGGWETMRYKQVDINNHRISTLINSHSGYAILAPIAPDEPAPATGPDPQANRVDLVYFHRTNRCYSCNWAEAATRYTLEAYFQEELDSGKITFESINVQEESNAAIIEKYGAYTSQLFINTVIDNTDHIEHISEIWQLIGDEEGFTLFMRTKIDNALEGVS, via the coding sequence ATGTTAGAGAGAGCCAAATCCGTTCGGAAACAACTGCTGGTATTAGCAGTGGCAGCAATATCCGCCTTACTGCTGGCAAGCTGTACCGCTTCACCCAGTGCACCTTCTAATAATAATGGAAATGAGAATGCCTCACATCTGAAAATTAACATCCTTGGTACAGAATCCGAGATTCCGGTTGACAGTGGAAGAAAGATATTATCAGATTCCGAGGTAATTTCTGCAGACGGATCGATAACTCTTTCAGTAGACAAGGGTACTTCGATCCTCGACAGCGGGCAGAACCCTGTGCAGTCTATTCAAGTGATAATTGGTCTCGATCCCCCGGCTGCTCCGGAAAACACCGTCATCATTGGCCCGGCTTATGACTTTCTACCGGAAGGCATTACCATTGATCCCCCGATCAGACTTACTCTTAGCTATAACCCTGCTGAAATACCCCAGGGAACGAAGGAGGGTGACATCTATATCGCGCGGTTTGATGATGGCGGATGGGAAACGATGCGCTACAAGCAAGTGGATATCAATAATCACAGGATAAGCACGTTGATCAACTCTCACAGCGGATATGCTATTCTGGCTCCAATTGCACCAGATGAACCTGCGCCGGCTACCGGCCCTGATCCGCAAGCCAACCGGGTAGATTTAGTCTATTTTCACCGGACCAACCGCTGTTACAGCTGCAACTGGGCCGAGGCAGCAACACGCTATACCCTGGAAGCCTATTTCCAGGAGGAACTGGATAGCGGCAAGATTACCTTTGAGTCGATCAATGTTCAGGAGGAAAGCAATGCTGCCATTATCGAAAAGTATGGTGCCTACACATCTCAGCTATTCATCAATACCGTAATCGATAACACCGACCATATTGAGCATATCAGCGAAATCTGGCAGCTCATAGGAGACGAGGAAGGCTTTACCCTTTTCATGAGAACCAAGATTGATAATGCGCTCGAGGGAGTTAGCTGA
- a CDS encoding thioredoxin family protein, which produces MEIKVLGPGCQKCHELDKRTREVVRELGIDADVEYVQDIKTLVEYAILFPPGLVINGKLVSSGKVLSKKEIGELINTALSQEK; this is translated from the coding sequence ATGGAAATCAAGGTCTTGGGTCCGGGATGCCAGAAGTGTCACGAGTTAGATAAAAGGACAAGGGAAGTCGTCCGGGAACTGGGTATCGATGCTGATGTGGAATATGTCCAGGACATTAAAACACTGGTCGAGTACGCTATCCTGTTCCCTCCCGGCCTGGTGATAAACGGCAAACTGGTAAGTTCCGGAAAGGTGCTTAGCAAGAAAGAGATCGGTGAACTGATTAATACTGCTCTAAGCCAGGAAAAATGA
- a CDS encoding thioredoxin family protein — protein MNKVKIEAFLSVPTCSGGVSLSKLLEEIKKEYGSRVDIVPHKGRNELFEKYNLTTAPALVIGGLVRIMGLCPSKESLISALKEAGLE, from the coding sequence ATGAACAAGGTGAAGATCGAAGCATTTCTGTCGGTACCGACCTGCTCGGGCGGAGTCAGCCTCAGCAAGCTCCTCGAGGAAATCAAAAAAGAGTACGGCAGTCGGGTTGACATCGTTCCCCATAAAGGAAGGAATGAGCTGTTCGAGAAGTACAACCTGACTACAGCACCGGCATTAGTCATCGGCGGCCTGGTCAGGATAATGGGTCTGTGTCCCAGTAAGGAGTCACTAATCTCAGCCCTGAAAGAGGCAGGGTTAGAATAA
- a CDS encoding thioredoxin family protein yields MKVRMEVFSGDPPCPGCVAILALADEYAKKYKDRLEVVKLVGQEAIAKFEEYKLGCVPAIVVNEKIRIEGICPSRTTLDNALREGGL; encoded by the coding sequence ATGAAAGTAAGGATGGAGGTATTCAGTGGGGACCCGCCCTGCCCCGGGTGTGTCGCTATTCTGGCGCTGGCCGACGAGTATGCCAAGAAGTATAAGGACAGGCTGGAGGTCGTTAAGCTGGTGGGGCAGGAGGCAATAGCCAAGTTTGAGGAATACAAACTCGGCTGTGTTCCGGCAATAGTGGTTAACGAGAAGATAAGAATCGAGGGCATCTGCCCCAGCCGGACCACTCTCGACAACGCACTAAGGGAGGGCGGACTATGA
- a CDS encoding thioredoxin family protein, which translates to MIKIKIFGSTPPCVKCKELERRATNVAGKYPGQVEVTKFDVFSREGDKYGIMLMPAMVINDKIISSGKLIPEEEIEKAVKREQEV; encoded by the coding sequence ATGATAAAGATAAAAATCTTCGGCTCTACACCGCCGTGTGTTAAATGTAAAGAACTAGAAAGAAGGGCAACGAATGTTGCCGGGAAGTATCCCGGCCAGGTTGAGGTAACCAAGTTCGATGTCTTTTCTAGGGAAGGGGACAAATACGGCATAATGCTAATGCCGGCTATGGTAATAAACGACAAGATTATATCGTCAGGAAAGCTTATTCCCGAAGAAGAGATAGAAAAAGCAGTAAAAAGGGAACAGGAGGTATGA
- a CDS encoding permease, protein MEAIEILRGGLNGLAEYLSLHVISCLVPALFIAGAISAFASQAAILKYFGPQAKKPIAYSVGSVSGAILAVCSCTVLPLFGGIYKRGAGLGPAIAFLFSGPAINILAIVYTANILGYQLGIARAVAAIAFAVCIGLIMAFIFRKEEVQKAQDQAFAPVEADTDKKKPWQYGIFFGSLLGILITAAGKNWIPFAILCVVLGFSMWRWFTGDEIKEWMQETLYFLKRILPWLLIGVFIAGILGVVIPPTAMAAYMGGNTIFANFIASIGGALMYIATLTEVPIIKTFLDLGMGKGPALALLLAGPALSLPSMLALRGIMGTKKMLTYVALVVAAATITGLIYGSIA, encoded by the coding sequence ATGGAAGCCATTGAAATTCTACGCGGCGGCCTGAACGGACTGGCAGAATATCTATCCCTGCATGTCATTAGCTGTCTGGTGCCAGCCCTTTTCATCGCGGGAGCCATTTCTGCTTTTGCCTCGCAAGCTGCCATTCTCAAGTACTTCGGCCCTCAGGCCAAGAAACCGATAGCCTATTCAGTAGGCTCTGTTTCGGGGGCAATTCTCGCAGTGTGTTCCTGTACGGTACTGCCGCTATTCGGCGGTATCTACAAAAGGGGGGCCGGACTCGGTCCGGCGATAGCCTTCCTATTTTCGGGACCTGCCATCAACATACTGGCCATTGTCTATACCGCCAACATACTGGGTTACCAGTTGGGAATAGCGAGAGCGGTAGCGGCCATCGCCTTTGCCGTTTGCATCGGTTTAATCATGGCCTTTATCTTCAGGAAAGAGGAAGTACAAAAAGCACAGGACCAGGCCTTTGCCCCAGTCGAAGCTGATACCGACAAGAAGAAGCCATGGCAATATGGCATTTTCTTTGGCTCACTACTCGGTATTCTGATTACCGCCGCCGGAAAGAACTGGATTCCCTTTGCCATTCTATGCGTCGTACTGGGATTTTCTATGTGGCGCTGGTTTACCGGAGACGAGATTAAGGAATGGATGCAAGAGACCCTTTACTTCTTGAAGCGCATCCTGCCATGGCTGTTAATCGGGGTATTTATCGCCGGGATACTGGGCGTGGTCATTCCGCCGACCGCAATGGCTGCCTATATGGGAGGGAATACCATCTTTGCCAACTTTATCGCTTCCATCGGCGGAGCCCTGATGTATATCGCTACCCTCACCGAGGTGCCTATCATTAAAACTTTCCTGGATTTAGGCATGGGCAAGGGGCCGGCGCTGGCACTGCTTCTGGCCGGACCAGCCCTGTCACTACCCAGCATGCTCGCCCTCCGGGGCATTATGGGTACCAAAAAAATGCTGACTTATGTTGCACTGGTGGTAGCAGCCGCCACAATCACCGGCCTGATATACGGGTCGATAGCATAA
- a CDS encoding metalloregulator ArsR/SmtB family transcription factor, giving the protein MYNLIRALKALSDETRLRILNLLLERECCVCEVMQALNVSQTRASRNLGILYDAGFLKLRKDGLWSLYSIDRDGMAEYFPYLVEAVKKSLKENRLVVQDRERLMKAERVGPGCVRKLRQ; this is encoded by the coding sequence ATGTATAACCTGATAAGAGCGCTAAAAGCCCTGTCCGATGAAACCAGGCTCAGGATATTAAACCTGCTGCTGGAAAGGGAGTGCTGTGTCTGTGAGGTAATGCAGGCACTTAACGTATCCCAGACCCGGGCCTCACGTAATCTGGGTATCTTATACGATGCCGGTTTTCTTAAGTTAAGGAAAGATGGATTATGGTCACTATACTCAATAGACAGAGACGGAATGGCAGAATATTTCCCTTACCTGGTTGAAGCGGTGAAGAAGTCGCTTAAGGAAAACAGATTGGTCGTCCAGGACAGAGAGCGTCTGATGAAAGCCGAACGCGTCGGCCCCGGCTGTGTTAGGAAGCTAAGACAGTAA